The following are from one region of the Nicotiana tabacum cultivar K326 chromosome 3, ASM71507v2, whole genome shotgun sequence genome:
- the LOC107811152 gene encoding uncharacterized protein LOC107811152 — MEELEEVTEKKKYTTRPEGELVLKPVEENKKEKPEIVTRPPPPFPQRLQKQKDDAMYKKFLDILSQVRVNLPLVEILQEVTKYARYLRDILANKRRHIEFETVALTKECSTRFQSKLPLKLKDLGCFTIPLSLGKQDIGRALCDLRASINLMPSSLFKQLGFGVLKPSAITLQFVDRSLVMPEGIIEDVLVRVGKFILPADFIVLDYEADEEVPIIMGRPFLATGGALIDVREGNLKMRVSDEEITFNVYKELNLPKNYEDLCMIAVVELKGIKQSPYANYSDSDGTTELEEVVLQAECVRMIEKRARDERGDLLRVSKKARLNGRKKKRKRPA; from the coding sequence ATGGAAGAATTAGAAGAAGTTACAGAGAAAAAGAAGTATACAACTAGACCTGAAGGAGAATTAGTTCTTAAACCCGTCGaggagaataagaaagaaaagccaGAAATTGTGACAAGGCCACCACCTCCATTTCCACAAAGACTTCAAAAGCAAAAAGATGATGCTATGTACAAGAAATTCTTAGATATTTTGAGCCAAGTGCGTGTGAATTTGCCGTTGGTAGAAATTTTGCAGGAAGTGACTAAGTATGCAAGGTATCTTAGGGATATTTTGGCAAACAAGCGAAGACATATAGAGtttgaaacagttgcacttactaAAGAGTGCAGTACTAGATTTCAGAGTAAACTTCCTCTTAAGTTGAAGGATCTTGGGTGTTTCACAATTCCTCTGTCTCTCGGGAAACAAGATATTGGTAGAGCCCTGTGTGATTTAAGGgctagtataaatttgatgccatccTCTTTGTTCAAGCAACTTGGATTTGGGGTGCTTAAACCTTCTGCAATCACTTTACAGTTTGTAGATAGGTCATTAGTTATGCCAGAAGGAAttattgaggatgtgttagttcgagtgggaaagtttATTCTTCCTGCTGATTTTATTGTTCTTGATTATGAGGCAGATGAGGAAGTGCCCATTATTATGGGGCGACCATTTTTAGCTACTGGTGGAGCACTTATTGATGTTAGGGAAGGGAATTTGAAGATGAGAGTTAGCGACGAGGAAATCACTTTTAATGTGTACAAGGAACTTAATCTCCCTAAGAATTATGAGGACTTGTGCATGATTGCTGTGGTAGAACTGAAGGGGATAAAACAAAGTCCTTATGCGAATTATAGTGATTCGGATGGGACAACTGAATTGGAGGAAGTGGTGTTGCAAGCTGAGTGTGTAAGGATGATTGAGAAAAGAGCTAGAGATGAAAGAGGAGACCTTCTGAGAGTGAGTAAAAAGGCTAGGCTTAAtgggagaaagaagaagagaaagcgcCCAGCCTGA